The Bombus huntii isolate Logan2020A chromosome 1, iyBomHunt1.1, whole genome shotgun sequence genome contains a region encoding:
- the LOC126866666 gene encoding uncharacterized protein LOC126866666, which produces MANPQEDSFDAHNPISSDDPTSEVGSERLRTLEGQVADMNNLIHTLMQRPNTGITKLPHFNPEVAGVDPAAWCAAVSRALQNNPLRDDALHSALSDSLQGSAAHWLARTTGNGEVTWPKIKERFLTQFGGRETTSSSLIKVSREPRGAGESTGAFAGRVRSLLQTRWQHSTLDEILNAVTLYILIPHDQRLKRLALTSDIRTEDQFLSEMRPFCYEEESTFSPRYAPAEPEAKRRKLSGHQTRCHYCGTLGHRIKDCRKRMQNEQQRDARRQEGNRPAAPSKAVCYRCNAEGYIAPNCPARRDGRPGPKDERKVNSCVVESPAGSLSHLVTHEDV; this is translated from the exons ATGGCTAATCCTCAagaagattcatttgacgcccacaacccCATTTCCAGTGATGatccgacatcagaagtgggatcagaaCGGTTGCGAACGCTGGAAGGGCAGGTCGCTGACATGAACAACCTAATTCATACGCTAATGCAACGACCAAATACGGGAATCACCAAATTACCACATTTTAACCCAGAAGTCGCAGGCGTCGACCCAGCCGCGTGGTGCGCGGCTGTTAGTAGGGCCCTACAGAACAACCCCCTGCGAGATGACGCACTACACTCTGCCTTAAGTGACTCTCTACAGGGTTCTGCAGCACATTGGCTGGCGCGAACGACGGGAAACGGAGAAGTTACTTGGCCTAAAATTAAGGAACGATTCCTTACACAGTTCGGTGGCCGAGAGACGACGTCCTCATCGTTAATCAAGGTATCCAGGGAACCGCGGGGAGCGGGCGAATCCACGGGGGCGTTTGCTGGCCGTGTCCGTTCCCTCCTGCAGACGCGGTGGCAACATTCTACGCTAGACGAAATACTTAACGCTGTCACTCTCTACATATTAATTCCACACGACCAACGTCTTAAACGATTGGCCCTCACGAGCGATATCAGAACGGAGGACCAATTCCTGAGCGAAATGCGACCCTTCTGTTACGAAGAAGAGTCGACATTTTCGCCGAGATATGCACCGGCGGAACCCGAAGCTAAGCGACGCAAGTTATCGGGCCACCAGACGAGGTGTCATTACTGTGGTACTCTCGGACACAGAATAAAGGACTGCCGCAAGAGGATGCAGAATGAACAGCAGAGGGATGCACGACGCCAGGAAGGAAACCGACCGGCTGCACCGTCCAAGGCGGTTTGCTACAGGTGTAATGCGGAAGGCTATATCGCACCTAACTGCCCGGCGCGACGGGACGGTAGACCAGGCCCCAAGGATGAGCGTAAAGTCAACTCCTGCGTGGTGGAGTCCCCAGCCGGTAGTTTAAGTCATCTGG ttacacacgaggacgtgtga